The genomic stretch CTTTCTTGCCCCCCGGGAGTATCACTTCCATCGCTAGGACCCAGTTCTTCATGACGCCGAACTTAGCTCCTCTCAGACCGCCCGCGTTCTCAGCTAATGAGCCTCCTATAGTCGCTATCCTCGAGCTGGCTGGATCTGGCGGGAAGAAGAAACCGTAGCTCCTGCAGGCCTTATCCACCTCCAGCACAGTAGCTCCGGCTTCGGCCATCACATAACCGTCATCTATATTAACCTCTATCTTATTCATCGGCGTGAGATCCAGCACGATAGCTCCTGGGACCGCTGGGACGGAGCCGCCGCTGAGAGATGTACCGCTCCCCCTGGGGACTACGGGCACCCTCTCCCTGTTCGCTAGCTCCAAGACGGCCCTGACATCTTCCTCACTACTCGCTCTAACTACAGCAGCTGGGGGTTGTTTGAACTCTGTATATGCGCCTACGCTATATGAATATAGTTCCTCGGGTTCAGTGAATATCTTCTCCTTCCCTATCCTCTTGCCCAACTCCGAGAGCACTCTTGCGTAGCTCATAATCCCACCTTAAGGGATCGTCCCCGAGTATATAGCGTAAGCTCTCCCGTAAACTATGAGCTCCTGGACGTGGAGGCCCGCTGGACACTCCTGAGAGCATCTACCGCAGAGGACGCATGTATAGAGCCTATCCAAGACTTCCTTAGGCCTTACAGGATCTCCGCTCACTAAAGAGTTTATTAAAGTGACCCTTCCCCTGGAAGATCTGCTCTCAAGCCTATTCATCGCTTTCGAAGTTGGGCACTCCACGTTGCAGAAGCCGCACTTCTTGCACCTATCTGTCTCCATCTTGAGGACTCTCGATAAATCCTCCAAGCTCAAACTATCGAAATGAGGGCTCTTGGGGAAGACCCTGTACCTCTTAAAATTCTTCACTTCTCCCTCAACCCTCTCGGATCCCCTAGCCATGGCCTCAGCTATCAAGGAGGCGAGGTCCTCCACTTCAACTCTTTGACCGATGAAATCGAACCCGGTCCTCAGCATCAGGATGCAAGCAGGGCATGAAGTCAGGACTAAGTCAGCTCCAGTCTTCTTGAGCTCCATAACTCTATCCAGGGCCACCTTCCTGGCTACAGGGGGTTGAGTGAGCTCTAATCCCCCATCCCCACTGCATCCCGTGAATATACCTCTCCTCTCAGGTTCAACGAGCTCAACTCCCTCTATCCTGGACAGGATGAACCTGACCTCATCCACGACGCCCAGAGTCCTAGCTAAGTAGCAGGGGTCGTGATATGTCACCCTCACCTTCCTGCCGAGATCGAACTTGAGGCCGAGCTCAGCCATTCTCTCAGCTACTACCTCGACGAAGTGGTAGCACTCTAAATCCCATCCAGGGACGAACTCGGGGTAGTAGAGCCTGAAAGCCGTAGCTACAATGGGATCGAGCGTTATGATCTTCTTAACTCCCAGTTCCTTCAATCTCCTGTGAACCCAGTTAGCGTGCTCCTGGAAC from Candidatus Korarchaeum sp. encodes the following:
- a CDS encoding 4Fe-4S dicluster domain-containing protein, whose amino-acid sequence is MGSIVPEVVSFAARNTKEFGDVLGIGTDERVKWAEGLLERGPVNGTVFYAGEMYPVMGYSEGAFRILRRVEGLMNINHLAKVGPIMRKLGIYTVGMRGLWGGINRRYEGALQDAVKVLRGLGVEIGFLFEDEPPSGVALHTYGLLREFQEHANWVHRRLKELGVKKIITLDPIVATAFRLYYPEFVPGWDLECYHFVEVVAERMAELGLKFDLGRKVRVTYHDPCYLARTLGVVDEVRFILSRIEGVELVEPERRGIFTGCSGDGGLELTQPPVARKVALDRVMELKKTGADLVLTSCPACILMLRTGFDFIGQRVEVEDLASLIAEAMARGSERVEGEVKNFKRYRVFPKSPHFDSLSLEDLSRVLKMETDRCKKCGFCNVECPTSKAMNRLESRSSRGRVTLINSLVSGDPVRPKEVLDRLYTCVLCGRCSQECPAGLHVQELIVYGRAYAIYSGTIP